From the Comamonas odontotermitis genome, one window contains:
- a CDS encoding substrate-binding domain-containing protein, which translates to MLRRTLVGMAALATTLTTLSTPAFSQSGEIRIAHVYSKTGPLEAYGKQTQAGLMMGLEYATGGTMVVGGKKIVVLEKDDQGKPDMGKNLLAAAYSDDKADIAVGPTSSGVALALLPVAEEYKKILLVEPAVADAITGDKWNKYIFRTGRNSSQDAISNAVAMDKDGVSVATLAQDYAFGRDGVKAFKDALKHAKIVHEEYLPQNTTDFTAGIQRVADALKDKPGRKAIEVIWAGGTPPFNALAAQDLKKRFNIEVFTGGNILPAMASYKNFPGMEGATYYYFGIPKNPVNEAMVSAHYKQFKAPPDFFTAGGFSAAMALVTALKTTNGDTGTNKLIKTMEGMSFDTPKGLMTFRKEDHQAMQSMYHFKIKVDPAFAWGVPELVREITPEDMNVPIRNKR; encoded by the coding sequence ATGCTGCGTCGTACACTGGTCGGCATGGCCGCCCTGGCCACCACTCTCACCACTCTCAGCACTCCGGCATTCAGCCAGTCTGGTGAAATCCGCATCGCCCACGTCTACAGCAAAACCGGCCCACTAGAAGCCTACGGCAAGCAAACCCAAGCAGGCCTGATGATGGGACTGGAATACGCCACTGGCGGTACCATGGTCGTGGGTGGCAAGAAGATTGTTGTCCTCGAAAAAGACGACCAAGGAAAGCCCGACATGGGCAAGAACCTGCTGGCGGCGGCCTATTCAGACGACAAGGCCGATATTGCCGTCGGCCCCACCTCATCGGGCGTGGCGCTGGCGCTGTTGCCGGTTGCGGAGGAATACAAGAAAATCCTGCTGGTGGAGCCCGCCGTGGCCGACGCGATCACGGGCGATAAGTGGAACAAGTACATCTTTCGCACTGGCCGCAATAGCAGCCAGGACGCCATCAGCAACGCAGTGGCGATGGACAAGGACGGTGTCTCAGTGGCCACGTTGGCACAGGACTACGCCTTTGGCCGCGATGGCGTAAAAGCCTTCAAGGATGCGCTCAAGCACGCAAAGATCGTGCACGAGGAATACCTGCCGCAGAACACTACTGACTTCACTGCTGGCATCCAGCGCGTGGCTGATGCGCTCAAGGACAAGCCCGGCCGTAAGGCGATTGAGGTGATCTGGGCTGGCGGCACGCCGCCTTTTAATGCGCTGGCCGCACAAGATTTAAAAAAGCGCTTCAACATTGAGGTGTTCACCGGCGGTAACATCCTGCCCGCCATGGCTAGCTACAAAAACTTCCCCGGCATGGAAGGCGCCACCTACTATTACTTTGGCATTCCCAAGAACCCGGTGAATGAGGCCATGGTGTCAGCGCACTACAAGCAGTTCAAGGCGCCGCCAGACTTTTTTACCGCGGGCGGCTTCAGCGCCGCGATGGCCCTGGTGACAGCGCTCAAGACCACCAACGGCGACACAGGCACCAACAAGCTCATCAAGACCATGGAAGGCATGAGCTTTGATACGCCCAAGGGCCTGATGACCTTCCGCAAGGAAGATCATCAGGCCATGCAAAGCATGTACCACTTCAAGATCAAGGTGGACCCTGCCTTCGCATGGGGCGTGCCAGAGCTGGTGCGAGAGATCACCCCTGAAGATATGAACGTGCCGATTCGCAACAAGCGCTAG